A window of Nymphaea colorata isolate Beijing-Zhang1983 unplaced genomic scaffold, ASM883128v2 scaffold0139, whole genome shotgun sequence genomic DNA:
ACAGTCCACCAGGTCCCAGTTGTTCACCGCCTTCAGGTTGCGCAGGTAGAGCTGGTAGACCTGCTCCTCCAGCTCCTCCTTCTTGGCTCGGTGCTCCATGATCACCAGCGCGATGAAGCGCTCCTCGTGGACCTTACTGGACAAAAGCTGTTCTATGTCCTCCAGGGAGGCGGCCTTGTTGGTAGTGGCGATGCGACGGCACTAGGATTACTGATGCCGACGAAGACATCACCCTAACCGTACTCGCCGGGCCAGTCTTGAAGTAGCGACCCATTTGCTTTGCCCTTGCTGCGTCCTTGAGGAGGGCAACTTGCGCTCGAACCAAGTTTGCTGACATCAATATTATTCACTTAATCATGATTCTGGTAGTATCCATTGGTCGCTTCACCAAAGATATTTAATAGCCTTAGGGTCTGCCTCCCAGTAGTTATTACAATCCTCATGATGATTAAGGTATCACTCTTGTTCCTGCTTTTGGCAATAGTTAATGCTCGCTGGGACTACTCGCACGCGATCTCAGGCAACGCCAGCAGCCAACTCTCGGTGGCGATAAGAGCGGAGCTGTAATCCTCTCCCCATTAAGTCTCAACAACATGGTGCTAATCACCAACCAGACGGCCAAGCAGGCACTGATAGCCGACCTCAACCAACCCGACGATAAGAAACGCACTCTAACCTCGCTGGATGCTCTGACCGCCTCCACTATCTTCTCCATTTTCGAGCTGAAGGACCCACACTGCGACGCCAACCAGGACGGAGTGGTATCGGGGGATGAGCTGAAGTGCCTCAACAAGATTTGGAAGAACTTTGTGCCCAACGGGTGATGCTGAACATAATAAATATGCATTAAATCTACAGGAGCAGTCCCGCGCACTGGCTCACCACCCTGCTCTTCGCGCTCGCACTCCTAGACCCCTCCTCTCGCAACTCATCCTCCCCGAGTTCTCCCAAGCCTACTTGCAACTCATCGCTAGCGCCAAAAGCCACCCCCATTGGTGGATGACGTGTCATGATAACCAACGCACTCATCAGCAGACTTGTCTCCAGTACATGGCAGCAATGCCAGAGGAGAATATCACATAGCCAGAGGATGTGGGGATAGCAGAGAAGTAGAGCGAGCAGGCATAGACGAGGAACGGGGAGGAGGGGGAGTAGGCGGGGTGGCTGAGCTCATGGGGGTATTGTTTTAGGAACTGTGGGAGGTGGCTTTGCAGGGGTGGCGAGAGTGGGCGGCTGAGATGCTGCGTGAGGAGTAGGGGCGACCGGTAGAATACGACGACAACTACGCGAGTCTCAACGGGGGCGCCATCATCCTGCGGAAGTCCTCCAACCGCATCCACAACGCGCAGGCCATCCTCGAAGACAGCCTCTAGAAATACCTCTACTCTGAGGAAAACTGCCTATCGAAGTAGTAATTGCGCTCAAGGAGGAAGTGAAGATAGAAAGTATCAGCATCCGCAGCAACGAAGTCTATTCTTCAATCGTGCGGGATTTTGTATTGGATGGAGCGTTGGATTgcaggaggaaggagaagacgGGTAAGCCAAGAGTTGCTGGTTTAAGCTGCTCTCCACAGAAGCCAAAAACAATGGAGCTGAGCAGCGTTTCCGCATTAAGAACAAAGTGGTAAGATTTTTAAGGCTGAAGATTATTAGCAAGTTTGGAGACTGGAAATACTTTACAATGACCCAGATTAAGGTCTACGGAGAAGGACTTTTCACTGAAGCACTCATCGACTACCAAACAGTCCAAAGCAGCGATCCTCCAGTCAGGTCAGGGGATCTGGAATTGGCAACCGACCTAGGAGTGGCTTACCAGCAGTTGATGAGTTTTGGCGACGAGAAGAAGCCATAGGAGAACGTGCTCACCTTTTTGCTGTAGAAGGTAGGAACTCTATCAAAGATCCATTAATTTTAGCTGTTCTACATGCAGAACTTATCACTGAGGCTGGAGAATGCTTCCCGCTGGAAAAATAGTTCCGATAGCACAAGAATCTCTACAACGCCAAAAATACCCTTACTAAAAATACCGCCAGCAACGCCAACTGGAGCAGAAACTGGCAGAGCTCGAGAACAACTTCAACCGCACTATGAAGAACCACACTTACTACCTGCAGCAGCTCAAGTTCGAGTAAATCAGCGCTCCTCAGGTGTGTCCCAACAAGGAGGAGTAGATAAAGAATACGCTTATCTTCTACATAGCGGTCACAGTAGTTGTCAACATTGTGATATCAGCTCTGGTGGCATACTGCTGCTTCAAGTATTTTAGCAACAAGCAGAAACACATCACGCATAAATAGGAACTGTGATTTTTACTTCATTTCTTCGCGTATCCCTTCTCACCACCTTTATTATGTCCTCTCCCACAACACTCCCTACTCTTCCGAAATGAAGTCACCCTTGAAGGATTATTTTGGCTATGCTCTCGGGGAAAGATACGGCATCCACTCCACAAGATACGCTCACCCTCTTCCTCCTTTGCTCCTTCCCGTTGTTTTTGAAGACTATTTCTCCCTCGAAGAGACAAATGCCGCCAATAGTGTAGCCTTTTTTGACGTTAAGGCAGGTGTATGCCTTGTAGTCCTCATCTTTGAACTGATCGCTTGCTTCCCTACTCATCAAGGAACGTTTTTCCTTGTCCTTCTTATTAAAATATTCGCTGACTGTCTTCTCCTCAAAGTCCACCTCCACTTCAGGCTTGAAGCGTTCGTTCACTTGCCGCCCAGTTTCCCGCCTCTATTCAAAGATGTTAGAAACTGGCCTTGAAGAGACTTAGGGTTCTTCTTTTTTGGGCGATGGCTAAGGTGGAGGCGGGGGCGGATCGTCAGTGACTCTCAATGGCTATTTTGCCTTTTTGCTCTTAATCTTGTTGAGCACATTCATGCTAAAATTATAATTGAATTTAGCAGTTAGATGTCTACCAAGTCGCCTCTCCGATCTGTACTTTCTCCCTGATGCAGGTCTCCTCGATGCCGAAGCAGCCTCCCGCCTTCGATCCCACCATCTACGCCACCAAGAACCTGCCCGTCGACGACATTGTCCGCCTCAAGGAATGCTTCGACATCTTCGACTACGATAAGAGTGGAAACGTCTCCACTGAGGAACTGGCCACGCCATCAGGGCACTCGGCCTCGAAAAAGAAGCTGGAAAGATTCTCCATATCGTGCAGGCTCAGTCCTCGGAAACTGAAATGGACTTCTAGACCTTCCTGCAAATCTTCGGATTCAACGGAGACAGCCAGAGCGAGTCCAATCTGCAGCAGCTCTTCTAGGTCTTCGACAAGAACAATTTGGGTTCCTTCGGAGTGTAGGAGTTCGCTGAGATCTGCGAGAGTGTGGGTGAGCGTTTCTCTCAGGCTGAGATCGAGCAGATGATTGAATATGCTGACAAGGACCGCGACGGCAGGATCAACTACAAGGAGTTCTTTGACGTGGTCACCAAGGAATACCCCCAGATCTGATAGTGCATATCATCCATTCTGCATTCAGATAAGATGAGCATCCAATTGGGCTGTTTTATGGGACGGGGATAGGTTGAATGGCGGTTTGCCTATAATGATTGAATGCATATAGAAATTGAAGGGTGATGTGGGACGAGAGGGGACTCTTCGAGTACTCCCTCCGCAAGAAGGAGACTCGCCAAATCATCAACAAAATCGAGGCCAGGCGCTATCTGGAGATGCGGAAGAGCTTCTCCGAGGGCAGCGAAGTCGCCAATGACTATGCCATGCAGCTCAGGCATGCAGTCAGGAggtcaaaaacagaaaaaatcacCTTCCTACATAAACAGCACCTGCGGAAAAGAATGATCACCTAGTTTTCCCAAaagtcaaaacaaaataacCCACACTTGAAGTTTAATCAATTGTCCATACTCGAGGAGAAAGtggaaaaaaatgggaaagtGTAACAGGCGGAAGAGCAGGAGTAAGGGGAGAAGGATATGAAAAGAGAAGGCTCTAACATAAAGATTGAGGTGGAGGATAGCTAGGAGTGCGAATAGCCAAGCGATAGGCAGTTATAGTTGGATGGGGAAAAAAGTGAATAATCAAATGAACTGCCTTATGTAAAATTGCAGCAGGTGGGAGAGCAGAAGAAGCATTTCCTTCCCATGCTGGAACTATACATCCAGTAGCTCAATTCCCTCAAAACCATGACTGCCCACGAGAAAAACATCAGAAATATCATCGTCACCATGATGGTTCTGGCGATCAACCGCAGGCAGAACGGCAGCCTGCTCGACGCACTCGACATCCTCTTGCAGACAGAGATGTATTTCCCCAGGGAAAGCAAGGAAATGGTCCATCTCAAATCGGTTTGGCTCTCCCTCATCGGAAAAATCTACCAAGAGATCAATAAAAGCTTCAAAAATGAGACAGGGAAGCACAGGTGGAAAAAGACCACTCGCAGGAGCTCAGTAAAGACTAATTTGCAAGCTAAACGGCAAAAGACAATCTTCATTCGATCGTTGGCCAGCAGGAAGGCATTTTTCGATAAATTTTCATAGAATTTAAGAAAGTCAAAGCTGATCTATGAGTCCACCTACATGACGGAGCTTTCAAACGAGCAGAACACTCTAAAGATATAAAACGGATATCGGGTTATATCTAAAACGAGTGCATAATTTACGATGTCCTTTCCAGAGCCGCAGAATTTCTTTCCCGAGAGCTAAGACATAGTGAACTATGCAATAATAATGGTAAACAAGGATAAGGAGGCCaatctttttccctttaattaCCCATAGAGCTTAACTGGTTTTGTGAGCAAGCGCGACTACGTTAGCAAGATAATTAAGATAAATAGTTTGCTACTGCCGATGGCTGGCTGCATCAACTTTAGCTCTGCTCTCTTCATCCACTTTTAATTCATACTTTCCATACTCATCATCCTGCTCATAGCTACAATCCTCCTCATATCCTCGCTAGCCAGGATAACAGTGATAATAGCCATTGCTGTTatcatccttttccttttgctaGTCAGTTCAAGGATTCACAAGCGAGTTCAAAGCAGCGTAGGGCAAGTCAAGCAAGTGAACCAGATGATGGAAAAGTGCTGCAAGGAATGGGAAGAAGAATACAGCCAGTTATAAATCAAATATTTCGTAGACAATAACTGTGATGTATTCTTCATTAGTTTTCCCATTGACAAGGACCCTCTGAAGAGGAAAGCAGCTCTCACACCATATAAAATTCCCAATATAAAGAGATGATTAGACTATGGTAAAATAGATGAGTCGTAAATGCTCCATAAAGCTTCCCTAACCGAGTTTCAACAATCCCTTGGACTAATTCAACGAAAACAGCAGTGACGACAACGAACCAAACGATAATTCTGGAAATAGATGTAGTCAAGACCATAAAACCCCTCAGGAGGAACTGAAACAGTAATTTGAAGAGTAACCGTCCAGTAATCCTAAGACGAAGTGGTAGAAGCATGCGTGCACCCAGGATCCTTTGGAGGTGGAGATGGTGACCGTGAATGCGTTCCTGCAGCCTGATCGTTAATGAAGTAGGTTATTTTGGTTTGAATGTATACGAATCTTAAAGAACTATAATTGATAATACTCAACATGGAACGCGTCCCCTCCGAAGGCAGTGATAAGATCACCACTCCCAAGTCCGTCAAGACCAACAAGAAGTCCATCCACCTGCGCAAGCTCCAGGAGATGAATGTCAACCTCGTCAACGAGAATTGCAAAACCTTTGTGATGGGTATCTGCGGTGGAGATTGCGCCGGCAAGAAAGAGATGATCCACTATATGTTCAAGAATAAGGAGGAAGAATGGGCCATTCGTGAGACAGGAGAACCTGTTGCCATCCTCCACCAGGCTTACTTCATCGATCCCTCCAGGGGCAACAAGTACACTTCTGACGGCACCAACTGGGAGCTTTTCTACAAGCAGGCGCTTTCTCTGCTCATCGGAACGAGATCGAAGTCAACTACCAGCGCAACGGTGAAGAGCTGAAGGTCAAGCTGAAACCAGCCAAACTGCTCATCATCGAAG
This region includes:
- the LOC116268171 gene encoding calmodulin, translating into MPKQPPAFDPTIYATKNLPVDDIVRLKECFDIFDYDKSGNVSTEELATPSGHSASKKKLERFSISCRLSPRKLKWTSRPSCKSSDSTETAREFAEICESVGERFSQAEIEQMIEYADKDRDGRINYKEFFDVVTKEYPQI